A genomic stretch from Sphingobacterium sp. ML3W includes:
- a CDS encoding RagB/SusD family nutrient uptake outer membrane protein: MKHTIILFAVGLSMLASSCSKFLEESTQSELIPRSAETLNEYLLGDAYPNMFEINPLEMYMNDDIEMIAFVTTTATHRIYSWQPDMVESGVGAGANQSSWKTIYAAIQACNTTLDYLPKVTGTEAFKSYVAGQAKLLRAFYYFNLVNIYGLPYNDKLSDPKTNLGVPLLLSGGVETTLKTRNTVAEIYSQIEKDLNEGTALIDQSKQAHSKYRFGSAAAHLLASRVYLYMEKWDEVIKHTDPLLNGPYQLMDLRTWGQVNPLEKPVISASNPETIWAFGLRGDVIMQDTAAYRMPMELRNSYSEGDLRHGVYWANGVTKKLHIGDFGLKSAQAFRLSEAYLNRAEALAQLYKQGNADAGQKCVNLINGLREKRFQTDRYTPWKLEHIANDILQYIRDERRRELYSEGGRWFDLRRYGMPRIQHTFFTSTAQNENYILEERDPSYVQPIPLRVIDLNPKIIQNPLSPIRQPKN; the protein is encoded by the coding sequence ATGAAACATACTATAATATTATTTGCTGTCGGCTTATCTATGCTGGCAAGCTCATGTTCGAAGTTTTTGGAGGAATCCACACAATCCGAGCTGATACCACGTTCCGCCGAAACGCTCAATGAATATCTTCTGGGAGATGCCTACCCGAATATGTTTGAAATAAATCCTTTGGAGATGTACATGAATGATGATATCGAGATGATCGCCTTTGTCACGACGACAGCGACCCATCGGATATATTCTTGGCAACCGGATATGGTTGAGTCAGGGGTGGGAGCTGGCGCCAATCAATCCTCTTGGAAAACTATCTATGCCGCTATTCAAGCCTGTAATACCACCCTGGATTACTTGCCGAAAGTGACGGGAACGGAGGCTTTCAAGAGTTATGTTGCCGGACAGGCAAAGCTCTTACGTGCCTTCTATTATTTTAACCTGGTCAATATCTATGGGCTGCCCTATAACGACAAACTAAGTGATCCCAAAACCAATTTAGGCGTCCCGTTATTGTTGTCGGGCGGTGTCGAGACCACCTTGAAGACACGCAATACCGTCGCTGAGATATACAGCCAGATCGAAAAGGACCTGAACGAAGGGACTGCACTTATTGATCAAAGTAAACAAGCACATAGCAAATATCGATTTGGTAGTGCCGCTGCGCATTTATTGGCCTCCCGTGTGTATCTCTATATGGAAAAATGGGACGAGGTGATCAAGCATACCGACCCCTTGCTGAATGGGCCTTATCAGCTGATGGACCTGCGCACTTGGGGACAAGTGAATCCACTGGAAAAACCTGTTATCAGCGCGAGTAACCCCGAAACAATCTGGGCATTTGGACTTAGAGGAGACGTGATCATGCAGGATACAGCCGCTTATCGCATGCCTATGGAGTTAAGAAACAGTTATAGCGAAGGCGACCTTCGCCATGGTGTCTATTGGGCTAATGGTGTAACCAAAAAATTGCACATTGGCGATTTTGGGTTGAAAAGTGCACAGGCCTTTCGTCTTTCAGAGGCTTATCTTAATCGGGCAGAAGCGTTGGCTCAATTGTATAAACAAGGAAACGCAGATGCGGGACAAAAATGTGTCAACTTGATCAATGGCTTGCGTGAAAAGAGGTTTCAGACCGATAGATATACGCCCTGGAAATTAGAACATATTGCTAACGATATTTTGCAATATATACGAGACGAACGGCGTAGAGAGCTCTACAGTGAAGGGGGGCGATGGTTTGATTTACGCCGTTATGGAATGCCCCGTATTCAGCATACATTTTTCACCTCGACGGCACAAAATGAAAATTACATCTTAGAGGAGCGAGATCCGAGTTATGTTCAGCCTATACCGCTACGGGTCATTGATTTGAATCCCAAGATAATTCAAAATCCATTATCCCCAATTCGTCAACCTAAAAATTAA
- a CDS encoding ABC transporter ATP-binding protein: MSILKVSHLSHKYALNWAIRDINIEVNQTGIVGLLGSNGAGKSTTMNIICGALNQTEGTVLINGIDLREEPLRAKQQIGFLPQILPLYTDLTVDEYLRYTAELRLMKSSEITAAVGEVKEKCQISHFSNRLIKNLSGGYKQRVGIAQSIIHKPSLVVMDEPTNGLDPNQLIEVRKLIREIAQDRTVLLSSHVMSEIHVLCRDVIMIEGGRVIFSDTMDAFNNYLQPQSLLIHLENPPVSGALQAVDGVTKIDFLSEKQVRVFFDQGEDIAERLVAASVEQGWRLREISMEKGVLEDVFKQLSSQAN, translated from the coding sequence ATGAGTATTTTAAAAGTGAGCCATTTATCACATAAATATGCTTTGAACTGGGCCATACGTGATATCAATATAGAAGTCAACCAAACTGGGATCGTCGGACTGCTGGGATCAAATGGTGCCGGCAAGTCGACGACCATGAACATTATCTGCGGAGCACTGAACCAGACCGAAGGAACAGTGCTGATCAATGGGATCGACCTGCGGGAAGAGCCACTCCGTGCCAAACAGCAGATCGGGTTTCTGCCGCAGATCCTGCCTTTGTATACTGATCTGACCGTAGATGAATACCTGCGTTATACCGCCGAATTGCGTTTAATGAAATCCAGCGAGATTACTGCGGCCGTTGGAGAGGTGAAAGAAAAATGCCAGATCAGTCATTTTAGCAACCGTCTGATCAAAAATCTTTCCGGAGGGTACAAACAGCGTGTCGGCATCGCGCAATCCATTATCCACAAACCCAGCCTGGTCGTGATGGATGAGCCAACAAACGGGCTGGATCCCAATCAATTGATCGAAGTACGTAAGTTGATCCGCGAAATTGCGCAAGACCGCACGGTATTGCTTTCCTCACACGTGATGAGTGAGATTCATGTCCTGTGCCGGGATGTTATCATGATTGAAGGCGGGCGGGTTATTTTTTCGGATACCATGGATGCCTTTAATAATTACCTGCAGCCACAGAGCCTGTTGATCCACTTGGAGAACCCGCCAGTATCTGGCGCACTACAAGCCGTTGATGGGGTGACCAAAATAGACTTCCTGAGCGAAAAACAGGTACGCGTTTTCTTTGACCAGGGCGAGGATATCGCCGAACGCCTCGTTGCTGCAAGTGTGGAACAGGGCTGGCGACTGAGGGAGATCAGCATGGAAAAAGGTGTACTGGAGGATGTGTTTAAGCAGCTCTCGAGCCAAGCAAATTAA
- a CDS encoding Gldg family protein, protein MKLICKIAQNEIRNLFYSPVAWFLGIAFWVLCAFTFTDSLVRMVNIQEVSIENNPAFEGFLWASLTNIILIQGALFSTVISNLYFFLPLLTMGLISRELNNGTIKLLHSSPVKPIHIVLGKYLAIVFYCVCLLGILSIFLVISLFTIMNVDGGIVLSALLALFLLICTYAAIGIFMSCLSTYQIVSGVATFLLIFALSAIGQLWQEYDFVRELTYFLSIGGRTERMLKGLITTSDIIYFLLIIMMFVSFTYFKVRGATESKPWAKASSRYALVVVIVLAFGYISSRPACIVYWDVTRNDVNTIHPKVQDILHKFDKSSPLKVTLYVNLLDNSIGRGGTPDQRKGYEMNLWEGYVRFKPDMQFDYVYYYDVMPGDSSLYKQYPNKSLKQIAEIVGKIIRVNPDRFISPEEIRKRIDLTAENKRVVMHLEYKDKKTFLRTYDDGMFWPDQMNMAAAFKRLLQDDLPKVLFTSGNLERSIYKTGEREYNYLSRDISNRKALINMGFDSDTIDLDRQDIPKGIAALVIADPKTSLSTLKQQKIRTYINNGGHTMLIGEPGKQDLMNPLLNDLGVQFSPGTLVEVTPNETPDMIRPMITKEGFSLSDQYQIERERLRIGKPVGQGSIAMPGMVEVSLTGKTDFKPLQILTTDPQRKAYNTINKLIVDSVPPVFTPARGDTQKESYTAMLGLSRKKGDTEQRILITGDGDFLSKLRQGGGMFSLAMFSWLDNNRLPVYVVPPEPIDIFFTISNATAITIRVVTLYIMPALLLLTGIVILIRRKRK, encoded by the coding sequence ATGAAACTTATATGCAAGATTGCGCAAAATGAAATCCGTAATCTTTTTTACTCGCCCGTCGCCTGGTTCTTAGGAATCGCTTTTTGGGTCCTCTGTGCTTTTACCTTTACGGATAGCCTGGTTCGGATGGTCAATATTCAGGAAGTCAGCATTGAAAATAATCCTGCTTTCGAAGGTTTTCTGTGGGCTTCCCTGACCAATATCATTTTAATTCAGGGGGCGCTCTTTTCGACCGTGATCAGCAATCTCTATTTCTTTCTGCCCCTGTTGACGATGGGACTCATTAGCCGAGAGTTAAATAACGGAACGATCAAGCTGCTCCACTCCTCTCCTGTCAAGCCCATACACATTGTGCTCGGTAAATACCTGGCAATCGTATTTTATTGTGTTTGCCTGTTGGGGATCCTGAGCATCTTTTTGGTCATCAGCTTATTCACCATCATGAACGTCGATGGCGGTATTGTGCTCTCAGCGTTATTGGCTTTATTTCTATTAATCTGTACCTACGCCGCAATAGGCATCTTTATGAGCTGCCTCAGTACGTATCAGATTGTTTCGGGTGTAGCGACATTCCTACTGATCTTTGCCTTATCCGCCATTGGACAACTCTGGCAGGAATATGATTTTGTGCGCGAGCTGACCTATTTCCTATCCATAGGTGGCCGCACGGAGCGTATGCTAAAAGGCCTCATTACCACGAGCGACATCATTTACTTTCTATTGATCATTATGATGTTTGTGTCATTTACCTATTTTAAGGTCAGAGGCGCAACCGAATCAAAACCCTGGGCAAAAGCCTCGTCGCGGTATGCCCTTGTGGTTGTGATCGTTCTCGCATTTGGATATATCTCATCCAGACCTGCTTGCATCGTTTATTGGGACGTGACAAGAAATGATGTGAATACCATCCACCCCAAGGTACAGGATATCCTCCATAAATTTGATAAAAGCTCTCCCTTAAAGGTCACCTTATATGTCAATTTGCTGGACAATAGTATCGGTAGAGGCGGAACACCGGATCAAAGAAAAGGCTACGAAATGAACCTCTGGGAAGGCTATGTCCGATTTAAACCCGATATGCAATTCGATTATGTCTATTACTACGATGTGATGCCCGGTGATAGCAGCCTGTATAAACAGTATCCTAACAAATCGCTCAAACAGATTGCCGAAATCGTAGGGAAAATAATCCGTGTCAATCCCGACCGGTTTATTTCACCGGAGGAAATCCGTAAACGCATCGATCTGACGGCTGAAAATAAGCGTGTTGTGATGCACCTGGAATACAAAGATAAGAAGACCTTCCTGCGGACCTATGATGACGGCATGTTTTGGCCAGATCAGATGAATATGGCTGCTGCTTTCAAGCGCTTGTTGCAAGACGACCTCCCTAAGGTACTTTTTACCAGCGGCAATCTCGAACGCAGTATCTATAAGACCGGAGAGCGGGAGTACAACTACCTTTCACGGGATATCAGCAATCGAAAGGCTTTGATCAATATGGGCTTTGACAGTGACACCATCGATCTGGATCGTCAAGACATCCCCAAGGGCATCGCGGCCTTGGTCATAGCAGACCCAAAAACAAGCTTGAGTACATTAAAACAACAGAAAATACGTACATACATCAATAATGGTGGACATACCATGTTGATCGGGGAGCCGGGAAAACAGGACCTAATGAATCCTTTGCTTAACGATCTGGGTGTCCAGTTTAGTCCGGGGACACTTGTTGAAGTGACGCCGAATGAAACTCCCGATATGATACGCCCAATGATTACAAAAGAAGGATTTAGCCTGAGCGATCAATATCAGATCGAGCGGGAGCGCTTGCGGATCGGCAAGCCGGTAGGCCAAGGTTCCATTGCAATGCCCGGAATGGTGGAAGTGTCCCTGACAGGGAAAACAGACTTCAAGCCGTTGCAGATTTTGACAACGGACCCGCAGCGCAAAGCATACAATACAATAAATAAGCTGATTGTTGACTCGGTCCCGCCTGTATTTACGCCGGCCCGCGGTGATACACAAAAGGAAAGTTACACAGCCATGCTTGGTCTGTCACGCAAAAAAGGTGATACTGAGCAGCGTATCCTTATCACCGGAGATGGAGATTTTCTATCCAAATTAAGGCAAGGTGGAGGCATGTTTTCATTGGCCATGTTCAGCTGGCTGGACAATAACCGCCTACCGGTATATGTCGTCCCACCCGAGCCAATAGATATATTCTTCACGATATCAAATGCAACAGCGATCACTATCCGTGTTGTGACGTTATATATTATGCCAGCACTGTTATTGCTCACGGGTATTGTGATATTAATTAGACGTAAACGTAAATAA
- a CDS encoding DNA mismatch repair protein: MLLETDVQTLEDLRIFGKRDQSGIFEIYNKTRTRGGENLLRDLFRQPSADQKTIADRVAIFTYFSQQQVAFPFDPAMFDLTEKYIRNRSVSTRASSQGLGERDIQNGVSAIIQFLNGLRNFMETEAMVKATVYATQRSAICAILNEAVFAPVFREHAGGKVAFSAIAAYDLLFRTKIYAQIESLLNQVYLLDVYLAIAGIARERNFTLPSVHAKGTRILKIEGLYHPELKQPVANDVTMTGTMSLTLLTGANMAGKSTFLRSIGTAVYLAHMGFPIAAKAIDISVMDGLYTTINLPDNLGIGASHFYAEVLRVKKIAAELGKGRSLFVIFDELFRGTNVKDAHEATVEVARAFARKDTSRFIISSHIVEAAEQLSQVNGVNFWYLPTRMEGTKPVYTYTLEPGVTNDRHGMLIIQNEGILDILKNGKKKLGTPKLEKTI, encoded by the coding sequence ATGCTACTAGAAACAGATGTACAGACCCTAGAAGATCTACGGATCTTTGGAAAAAGGGACCAGTCAGGAATTTTCGAAATCTACAATAAAACACGTACGCGCGGAGGTGAAAATCTCCTGCGCGACCTGTTTCGCCAGCCATCAGCAGATCAGAAAACGATAGCCGATCGCGTGGCCATTTTCACCTATTTCTCCCAACAGCAGGTCGCCTTTCCTTTTGATCCGGCGATGTTTGATTTAACGGAAAAATATATTCGAAATCGCTCGGTATCCACAAGGGCCAGCAGCCAGGGCTTGGGCGAGCGCGACATCCAGAATGGTGTGTCGGCCATTATCCAGTTCTTGAACGGGCTGCGAAACTTTATGGAGACCGAAGCAATGGTCAAAGCAACAGTTTACGCTACGCAGCGGAGTGCTATCTGTGCGATTCTGAATGAGGCAGTATTTGCGCCTGTATTTAGAGAGCATGCCGGTGGCAAAGTAGCTTTCTCAGCGATAGCGGCTTATGATCTGCTTTTTCGAACTAAGATATATGCACAGATTGAATCTTTGTTAAATCAGGTTTATTTACTGGATGTGTATCTAGCGATTGCAGGCATCGCCAGGGAGCGCAATTTCACACTCCCCTCTGTACACGCGAAGGGAACCCGGATACTGAAAATTGAGGGGCTCTATCATCCGGAGCTGAAGCAGCCCGTAGCCAACGATGTGACGATGACGGGTACGATGAGCCTGACCCTATTGACAGGTGCGAATATGGCTGGCAAAAGTACTTTTCTAAGATCCATTGGAACGGCAGTATATCTCGCACATATGGGGTTTCCAATTGCTGCAAAAGCCATTGATATTTCGGTCATGGACGGATTATATACTACGATCAACTTACCGGACAACTTGGGTATCGGTGCAAGTCATTTCTACGCAGAGGTACTGCGGGTCAAGAAAATAGCAGCTGAACTGGGCAAAGGCAGATCGCTATTCGTCATTTTTGACGAGCTGTTTCGCGGCACCAATGTCAAAGACGCACATGAAGCGACAGTAGAAGTTGCCAGGGCATTTGCCCGAAAAGATACAAGCCGATTTATTATTTCGTCACATATTGTGGAGGCAGCCGAGCAATTGAGCCAAGTGAACGGAGTCAATTTTTGGTACCTGCCCACACGGATGGAGGGGACTAAGCCGGTCTATACCTATACCCTGGAGCCCGGGGTCACCAACGATCGGCATGGGATGCTCATTATTCAAAATGAAGGTATCCTGGATATCCTAAAAAACGGAAAGAAGAAATTGGGAACGCCCAAATTGGAAAAAACGATATAA
- a CDS encoding DNA mismatch repair protein: protein MNKFKIDKQTLDELNLLGKFRSGTIYNLFNQVQTRGGEQLLDEMFHNPLTDRQAINDRSAVFQFFQQQDVVFDLDRQSMATIQEYLDTSSFGSKTLVYGAAVLHKLLAGLTRDDRYKKNVQGLQAVIQLLNTIKAIMLELKGALGPFKERFQEVEALLANPYLAKLAQMDIYQALPLGVLAFYEHLLKGKLLTSLESLLLFVYEVDVYQSVAKTAEAHHFTYAKALPETENSLRCENLKHPCIPGAIGNDLFLHESSNVLFLTGANMAGKSTWMKSLGIGLYLAHMGFPVAADSLEFSVREGLYSSINVADNIGLGYSHFYAEVIRVKEAALAAASGARLLLIFDELFKGTNVKDAYDGTLAVTSEFAEYEACLFVVSTHIIEVGEELQSVENIQFRYMPTVLENNIPRYTYRLEEGITADRQGMMIIRNERILEMMET from the coding sequence ATGAATAAATTTAAAATAGATAAACAAACCCTCGACGAACTTAATCTGTTGGGAAAATTTAGATCGGGCACCATCTACAATTTATTTAATCAGGTACAGACCAGAGGTGGTGAGCAACTGCTGGATGAGATGTTTCACAACCCACTGACCGATAGGCAGGCGATCAATGACCGAAGTGCTGTATTCCAATTTTTTCAGCAGCAGGATGTTGTATTTGACTTAGACCGCCAATCGATGGCAACTATACAGGAGTATCTGGACACCAGTTCTTTTGGAAGCAAAACATTGGTCTATGGGGCGGCTGTATTACACAAACTATTGGCCGGCCTGACCCGTGACGATCGGTATAAGAAGAATGTGCAGGGACTCCAGGCTGTCATTCAGCTACTGAATACCATAAAAGCAATAATGCTCGAGCTCAAAGGAGCGCTCGGTCCCTTTAAAGAAAGATTCCAAGAGGTCGAGGCATTATTGGCCAACCCCTATCTGGCCAAATTGGCTCAGATGGACATTTATCAGGCCTTACCCCTGGGTGTATTGGCTTTTTACGAACATCTGCTCAAAGGTAAGTTATTGACTAGTTTGGAGTCGCTGCTGCTATTTGTGTATGAAGTGGATGTCTACCAGTCCGTCGCAAAAACTGCGGAAGCCCATCATTTCACTTATGCCAAAGCACTGCCGGAAACGGAAAATAGCCTGCGTTGCGAAAATCTGAAACACCCCTGTATTCCCGGCGCCATAGGAAATGATCTGTTCTTGCATGAGTCGAGCAATGTCCTGTTTCTTACCGGAGCGAATATGGCCGGAAAATCTACCTGGATGAAATCATTGGGAATAGGACTCTACCTGGCACACATGGGATTTCCGGTGGCTGCGGACAGCCTAGAATTTTCAGTGCGCGAGGGCTTGTATTCGTCGATCAATGTAGCCGACAATATCGGACTTGGTTACAGCCATTTTTACGCCGAAGTAATCCGTGTTAAAGAGGCGGCCTTAGCGGCTGCAAGCGGAGCCCGGCTCCTACTGATCTTTGATGAACTATTTAAGGGGACAAACGTGAAGGATGCTTATGATGGTACGCTGGCCGTGACAAGCGAGTTTGCCGAGTATGAAGCTTGCCTGTTTGTGGTGTCCACACATATCATCGAAGTGGGTGAAGAACTCCAGTCTGTAGAAAATATACAATTTCGTTATATGCCAACCGTGCTGGAAAATAATATCCCACGTTATACTTACCGTCTGGAGGAGGGTATTACAGCGGATCGGCAGGGTATGATGATCATCCGGAATGAGCGCATTTTGGAGATGATGGAAACTTAA
- a CDS encoding RNA polymerase sigma-70 factor, whose translation MYNSLEEKENQHASEVPIMLSEQLLNKFFDEHYSFLCQVAMHVVDDVEAAKDIVQNFFLYCWEKKSRLKIQGNLKSYAYRSVRNSSLNYLKRLTKVNYDSEYIFTEAVKIPLDSEKERHAIEDKRDKMLWDTIAQMPDKRKEIFLLSQREGLTYVQIAKNLDISVNTVKTHIKLAYVFLRSECKWLVVVIGWLLI comes from the coding sequence ATGTATAATTCTTTAGAAGAGAAGGAGAATCAGCATGCTTCCGAAGTCCCTATAATGCTTTCGGAGCAGCTATTGAACAAGTTTTTTGATGAACATTATTCTTTTCTTTGCCAAGTTGCCATGCATGTTGTTGACGACGTTGAGGCGGCCAAGGATATTGTGCAGAATTTCTTTTTATATTGTTGGGAAAAAAAATCCCGTTTGAAAATTCAGGGCAATTTGAAATCCTATGCCTATCGTTCGGTGCGCAACTCATCATTAAATTATTTGAAACGCTTGACAAAGGTAAACTACGATAGTGAATATATCTTTACTGAAGCAGTAAAGATACCCTTGGATTCAGAAAAAGAACGGCATGCCATTGAAGATAAACGCGACAAGATGCTATGGGATACCATTGCACAAATGCCCGATAAACGGAAAGAGATCTTTTTATTAAGCCAAAGGGAGGGCTTGACTTACGTTCAGATCGCTAAGAACCTGGATATTTCAGTGAATACGGTGAAAACACATATTAAACTGGCCTATGTTTTTCTTCGATCAGAATGTAAGTGGTTGGTGGTTGTTATTGGTTGGTTGTTAATCTAA
- a CDS encoding FecR domain-containing protein, which translates to MKDDHIDWDKLLAQLNAKEHQNMDELSKEEVDMLLFSEEVRFKLRKKQANEQFPVHEGKLEFSRRKKRHRLLQFLPYAAALLICLGAGIWMLNRNMAPVDNAKESVWAGNPSKKITLQRADGEKIAIDTQHQQLDENGNTVLINNGEISYLGQKSDQRSTTTLALNRLDVPYGLQTKVELADGTKVWVNSGTSFSYPIAFSADKREVYVQGEAYFDVAHDPNKPFVVHCGKVGVKVLGTAFGVNTFGNTVVTALVRGKVELQVNGQSQQLIPGNVGKYNNDSNKLYLSDDPVRDWVAWKDHVLYFDDMTLGEIAERLTRLYDYRFVFDDPALKELRFTIDIEQTTAIQTVLKYLQASVQNVDFKVVGREVHVMEVK; encoded by the coding sequence ATGAAAGATGATCATATTGATTGGGACAAGTTGTTGGCACAGCTTAACGCCAAGGAGCATCAAAATATGGATGAGTTATCCAAGGAGGAAGTGGACATGCTTTTATTCTCTGAAGAGGTCCGCTTTAAATTGAGAAAAAAACAAGCTAATGAGCAATTTCCTGTACACGAGGGAAAACTTGAATTTTCCCGGCGAAAAAAACGGCACAGGCTTTTGCAATTTTTGCCCTATGCTGCGGCGCTGCTGATTTGCCTGGGAGCAGGCATATGGATGCTAAACCGCAATATGGCACCTGTCGATAACGCAAAGGAATCAGTATGGGCGGGCAATCCGTCCAAAAAAATTACATTGCAAAGAGCTGATGGCGAGAAAATAGCGATTGATACACAACATCAGCAGCTGGATGAAAATGGAAACACTGTCCTGATCAACAACGGCGAAATAAGCTACCTGGGGCAAAAATCTGATCAAAGATCGACAACTACGCTTGCATTAAACCGACTGGATGTACCCTACGGCCTTCAGACGAAAGTAGAACTGGCCGATGGGACAAAAGTCTGGGTAAATTCGGGGACTTCATTTAGCTATCCGATTGCTTTCTCTGCGGATAAAAGGGAGGTATATGTGCAGGGTGAAGCCTATTTTGACGTGGCGCATGATCCCAACAAACCCTTTGTGGTCCATTGCGGTAAGGTGGGCGTTAAAGTCCTGGGCACGGCTTTTGGCGTCAATACATTTGGTAATACCGTAGTGACCGCATTGGTGCGGGGGAAAGTGGAGCTACAGGTCAATGGTCAATCGCAACAGCTCATACCCGGTAATGTTGGAAAATATAACAATGACTCCAATAAGCTCTATCTATCCGATGACCCTGTCCGTGATTGGGTAGCCTGGAAGGATCATGTGCTCTATTTTGATGACATGACGCTGGGCGAGATTGCTGAGAGGTTGACAAGACTGTACGATTATCGCTTTGTATTTGATGATCCGGCACTGAAGGAACTACGATTTACCATCGATATCGAGCAGACTACAGCCATACAGACGGTATTGAAATACCTACAGGCGAGTGTGCAAAACGTTGATTTTAAAGTGGTCGG